Proteins found in one Pontibacter sp. SGAir0037 genomic segment:
- a CDS encoding serine hydrolase: MLHRKLNLLWLCLVLSVSTFAQTATKTATATLKEAKPETVGMSGERLQNIDRAMQEYVDKGYIPGAIGLIARNGKIVYYKAAGYDDAEARSQLQRDDIFRIASQTKAITSVGVMMLYDEGKLKLEDPISKYIPSFKNPQVLEKFNAQDSSYTTIPAKREITIKDLLTHTSGIGYASIGSKEIVAIYAKNNIPSGIGTPMGNLGKSITALGKLPLVHQPGARFTYGLNTDVLGYLIEVVSKQSLDTFFRNRIFGPLNMNDTWFYLPVEKQERLVKLYTENQNKETVPMPAQGGLTPDYPKAKGMYYSGGAGLSSTIYDYAIFLQMLLNGGEYNGRRILKESTVRLMTTNQIGEINNGDSKFGLGFGIATEKGAANSPVSVGSFDWGGIFGTTYWVDPKEGIVALLYTQKYPNSHGGLGNEFRKLVYQAIVDSASKK, translated from the coding sequence ATGCTTCACAGAAAACTGAATCTGCTTTGGCTCTGCCTGGTCCTTAGTGTAAGTACCTTTGCCCAGACAGCCACTAAAACCGCCACTGCTACCTTAAAAGAGGCGAAACCTGAAACGGTTGGTATGAGTGGTGAACGCCTGCAAAATATCGATCGTGCTATGCAGGAGTATGTTGATAAAGGATACATACCAGGCGCTATTGGCCTGATTGCCCGCAATGGTAAAATAGTATACTACAAGGCAGCAGGCTACGACGATGCAGAGGCCCGGTCGCAACTTCAGCGCGACGATATTTTCCGGATAGCTTCGCAAACAAAAGCTATCACCAGCGTGGGAGTTATGATGTTGTATGACGAAGGGAAGCTGAAACTTGAAGATCCGATTTCGAAGTACATACCCAGCTTTAAGAACCCACAGGTGCTGGAAAAGTTTAATGCACAGGACTCAAGCTACACCACAATACCGGCTAAGCGTGAGATCACCATTAAAGATTTGCTTACCCATACCTCAGGTATCGGCTATGCGTCCATTGGGAGTAAAGAGATTGTAGCCATCTACGCTAAAAATAACATCCCGAGTGGCATTGGCACCCCGATGGGAAACTTAGGCAAATCTATTACAGCACTTGGAAAGCTACCCCTCGTACACCAGCCCGGAGCACGGTTTACTTACGGACTGAACACGGATGTGCTAGGCTACCTGATAGAAGTGGTGTCGAAACAATCGCTCGATACTTTCTTCAGGAACCGTATTTTCGGGCCTTTAAATATGAACGACACCTGGTTTTATCTGCCTGTGGAAAAGCAGGAGCGTTTGGTAAAATTATACACCGAAAACCAGAACAAAGAAACTGTACCGATGCCTGCACAAGGCGGGTTAACGCCGGACTATCCGAAGGCTAAAGGTATGTATTACTCAGGTGGTGCCGGCTTATCTTCTACCATCTACGATTATGCCATTTTCCTGCAGATGCTCCTAAACGGCGGTGAATACAATGGCCGTCGTATTCTAAAAGAAAGTACTGTCCGACTGATGACTACCAACCAGATTGGAGAAATCAATAACGGCGACAGTAAATTCGGACTTGGCTTTGGCATTGCCACAGAGAAAGGTGCAGCGAATTCGCCTGTTTCCGTTGGCTCATTCGACTGGGGAGGCATCTTCGGAACTACTTACTGGGTAGATCCCAAAGAAGGTATAGTAGCGCTGTTGTACACGCAAAAGTACCCGAACAGCCACGGCGGCCTGGGCAATGAATTCCGGAAACTGGTTTACCAGGCCATCGTTGACTCCGCAAGCAAAAAATAG
- a CDS encoding RNA polymerase sigma factor, which produces MQQELETRFLNILDSDKERIFRICRTYASDADDAHDIFQEVVLQIWKALPDFKGLADVRTWVYRITLNVCLRSNYKLQKRKKKHVQFDSVTLENVEDPLPDMPGQEAAFAALYACIQQLNETDRSIVLLFLEDLPYKEIAAITGLTENHVSVKIKRIKIKLSTCIKQICDVR; this is translated from the coding sequence ATGCAGCAAGAACTGGAAACAAGATTCCTGAACATATTAGATTCTGACAAAGAGAGGATCTTCCGCATTTGCCGGACCTATGCCAGTGATGCCGATGATGCACATGATATTTTTCAGGAAGTTGTGTTGCAAATCTGGAAAGCCCTGCCTGATTTCAAAGGACTGGCTGATGTTCGCACCTGGGTGTATCGCATTACATTAAATGTATGCTTGCGAAGCAACTATAAGTTACAAAAAAGGAAAAAAAAGCATGTGCAGTTTGATAGCGTTACGCTGGAGAATGTAGAGGATCCACTGCCGGATATGCCGGGGCAGGAAGCAGCTTTTGCAGCCCTTTATGCCTGTATACAGCAACTTAATGAAACAGACAGATCTATCGTGCTGCTATTCCTGGAGGATTTACCTTACAAAGAAATAGCTGCTATTACCGGCCTGACAGAGAACCATGTATCCGTGAAGATCAAACGGATCAAAATCAAATTATCAACCTGTATAAAACAAATATGCGATGTTAGATGA
- a CDS encoding DMT family transporter yields the protein MNKNVQVHAALFLVALIYGSNYSIAKEVMPAYVGPYGLIILRVVSAAIFFGVFSRLVIKEKIRGWADNLRSVACGITGIAFNQLCFFGGLNLTAPINAALLMVISPVVVLLFSALLLKERVGWKKITGIVVACLGALLLISSSHTASGTGNWLGDVLIILNATSFGLYLVLVKPLMAKYKAVTVVSRIFAVGAVIVVPFGLNQLLAPDYSAFPLTIWLAIAFMIIGVTIITYLLNTWALKYANPTLVAIYIYLQPVLAILIAVGFGKDSFTLQKALYALLIFAGVYMVSMTKQQVAKRA from the coding sequence ATGAATAAAAATGTGCAGGTGCATGCGGCGCTTTTTCTGGTTGCCCTGATTTACGGCAGTAACTATAGTATAGCCAAAGAAGTAATGCCCGCTTATGTGGGGCCATACGGTCTTATAATTTTGCGCGTGGTGTCTGCAGCTATCTTTTTCGGCGTTTTCTCCAGGTTGGTGATCAAAGAAAAGATAAGAGGTTGGGCTGACAACCTGCGCTCTGTTGCCTGTGGTATTACAGGTATTGCGTTTAATCAGCTTTGCTTTTTTGGCGGGCTAAACCTAACAGCCCCTATCAATGCTGCTTTGCTGATGGTTATAAGTCCTGTGGTGGTGCTTCTGTTCTCGGCTTTGCTCCTGAAAGAGCGGGTAGGCTGGAAAAAAATTACAGGCATTGTGGTAGCCTGCCTGGGCGCCCTGTTGCTGATCAGCAGTTCCCATACGGCCTCCGGCACCGGCAACTGGCTCGGCGATGTGCTGATCATTTTAAACGCCACCAGTTTTGGCTTATACCTGGTGCTGGTAAAACCGCTGATGGCCAAGTATAAAGCGGTAACGGTGGTGAGTCGTATTTTTGCTGTAGGAGCAGTTATAGTTGTACCCTTCGGACTTAACCAGTTATTGGCCCCCGATTATAGTGCCTTTCCGCTTACAATCTGGCTCGCCATTGCTTTTATGATTATTGGGGTAACTATTATTACGTACCTGCTTAACACCTGGGCCTTGAAGTATGCAAACCCTACCTTAGTTGCTATTTACATTTACCTGCAACCCGTGTTGGCTATTTTAATTGCTGTCGGGTTTGGCAAGGATTCGTTTACGCTACAGAAAGCACTGTACGCCCTGCTCATTTTTGCAGGGGTATATATGGTTAGCATGACGAAGCAGCAGGTAGCCAAGAGAGCTTAG
- a CDS encoding AI-2E family transporter yields the protein MINKLPLTVRRSIEIMGLFFLGWIIVLAKDLLAPLLMAFFLSIMLLPLYRFFRRKRFPDVLSIAVSLMALIVVVGLIVWFFSYQISNLVSDFPTIQANVTKHLQSLSVWIENITPYSTEEQTSFISEQSGRVLGYAGNMLSGAALSITNIFIFLGLLPIYIFLLLFYKNLLLRFVFFWFPKDSHKKVEDAMREMEVIIKSYLFGLLIQVSYMTVLVGGTLMIIGIKHALLIGVIFAFLNLIPYVGALLGNIIGVLLTLASSSELWPIITVLGVIAGAQFLDNNILMPRIVGSKVKINALATIVGVIVGGEIAGIIGMFLSLPLIAVFKIIFDRTENFKQWGVLFGDEKPAVSPMQEPALRNDDDQVKRQLERENDIEPTGEQ from the coding sequence ATGATAAACAAGTTACCGCTAACCGTCAGAAGATCCATTGAGATAATGGGCTTGTTCTTTTTAGGCTGGATTATTGTGCTGGCCAAGGACTTACTGGCACCTCTTTTAATGGCTTTTTTCCTGAGCATTATGCTGCTGCCACTTTACCGGTTTTTCCGTAGAAAGAGGTTTCCGGATGTGCTTTCCATAGCTGTCAGTTTGATGGCTTTGATAGTAGTAGTGGGCCTGATTGTATGGTTTTTCTCGTACCAGATAAGCAATCTGGTTTCTGACTTTCCTACCATTCAGGCAAATGTTACCAAGCACCTGCAATCGCTCAGTGTTTGGATAGAAAATATTACGCCATACTCTACCGAAGAACAGACCAGTTTTATAAGTGAGCAAAGTGGCAGGGTATTGGGCTATGCAGGCAATATGCTAAGTGGGGCAGCTTTGTCTATAACTAATATCTTTATTTTCCTGGGGCTGCTGCCAATCTATATCTTTCTGCTGCTTTTTTATAAAAACCTGTTGTTGCGTTTCGTTTTTTTCTGGTTTCCAAAGGACAGCCATAAAAAAGTAGAGGATGCTATGCGGGAGATGGAAGTGATCATTAAGAGTTATCTCTTTGGCTTGCTAATACAGGTTAGCTACATGACGGTTTTAGTGGGGGGCACCCTGATGATCATTGGTATTAAGCACGCACTGCTCATAGGGGTGATTTTTGCTTTTCTGAACCTGATTCCATACGTTGGCGCCTTGCTGGGGAATATCATAGGTGTATTGTTAACGCTTGCCTCTTCGTCAGAATTATGGCCCATAATTACAGTACTGGGCGTAATTGCTGGTGCGCAGTTCCTGGATAACAATATTCTGATGCCGCGTATAGTAGGCTCTAAAGTTAAAATTAATGCCCTGGCAACCATTGTGGGAGTAATAGTGGGTGGAGAAATAGCCGGTATTATTGGTATGTTCCTGTCGCTGCCGCTTATTGCCGTATTCAAGATTATTTTCGACCGCACCGAAAACTTTAAGCAATGGGGAGTGCTGTTTGGAGACGAAAAACCAGCAGTGAGTCCTATGCAGGAGCCGGCTCTGAGAAATGACGATGATCAGGTAAAGCGGCAACTGGAGCGGGAGAATGATATAGAGCCCACCGGTGAGCAGTAG
- a CDS encoding replication-associated recombination protein A, with amino-acid sequence MNHPNIPLAERMRPHNLDQYYGQKHLVGPTGILRRYIEGGVIPSMILWGPPGVGKTTLANIIANQMKVPFVALSAINSGVKDIREVIDQAKKRQGTVLFIDEIHRFNKSQQDALLGAVEKGTVTLVGATTENPSFEVISALLSRCQVYILKHLNKDELIELVDKALAEDEWMRKRNVRVQEYEALLTISGGDARKLLNLLEIVAEGVKGNEVVVTNELVQQVAQQNIVMYDKSGEMHYDLVSAYIKSIRGSDPNAAVYWLARMIEGGEDPKFIARRMLIAASEDIGLANSNALLMATSCFQAVQMIGYPEAEIILSQATVYLATSPKSNASYKAIKNARALVQQTGNLPVPLHIRNAPTKLMKEIGYGNNYKYAHDYEGNFVQQDFMPEGLRNTILYNPGQNARENDMRKQLKGQWGEKYKY; translated from the coding sequence ATGAATCATCCGAATATACCGCTGGCCGAGCGCATGCGGCCACATAACCTGGACCAGTATTACGGACAAAAGCATTTGGTAGGACCAACAGGTATTTTGCGCCGCTACATAGAAGGCGGTGTAATTCCTTCTATGATCTTATGGGGGCCTCCGGGCGTTGGAAAAACTACGTTGGCCAACATTATTGCCAATCAGATGAAGGTGCCTTTTGTTGCACTTAGCGCCATTAATTCTGGTGTGAAAGACATTCGGGAGGTGATAGACCAGGCAAAAAAGCGGCAAGGCACTGTCCTCTTTATAGATGAAATTCACCGCTTTAACAAATCGCAGCAGGATGCCCTTTTAGGAGCTGTGGAAAAGGGAACAGTAACCCTGGTGGGTGCAACCACCGAAAATCCGTCTTTTGAAGTGATATCGGCCCTTTTATCGCGCTGCCAGGTATATATACTCAAGCACCTGAACAAAGATGAGCTGATAGAACTGGTAGATAAAGCCCTGGCAGAAGATGAGTGGATGCGAAAACGTAATGTGCGCGTGCAGGAATACGAGGCACTTTTAACGATATCAGGCGGTGATGCCCGTAAGCTGCTGAACCTGCTCGAAATTGTGGCAGAAGGAGTGAAGGGCAATGAAGTAGTGGTGACAAACGAGTTGGTACAGCAGGTGGCCCAGCAGAACATCGTGATGTACGATAAATCAGGTGAAATGCACTACGACCTGGTTTCGGCTTACATTAAATCGATTCGCGGCTCCGATCCGAATGCGGCCGTTTACTGGCTGGCGCGTATGATTGAAGGTGGCGAAGATCCTAAATTTATAGCGCGGCGAATGCTTATTGCTGCTTCTGAAGATATTGGGCTGGCTAATTCCAATGCCTTGCTGATGGCCACTTCCTGCTTTCAGGCGGTGCAGATGATTGGTTACCCGGAGGCAGAAATCATTCTTTCGCAGGCAACCGTATACCTGGCTACTTCGCCTAAAAGCAATGCCTCATACAAAGCCATAAAGAATGCGCGGGCCCTGGTGCAGCAAACAGGCAACCTGCCAGTGCCTTTGCACATACGCAATGCACCAACCAAGCTCATGAAAGAGATTGGCTACGGGAACAACTATAAATATGCCCACGACTACGAAGGCAATTTTGTGCAGCAAGACTTTATGCCTGAGGGCCTGCGAAACACTATTCTTTACAACCCAGGCCAGAACGCCCGAGAAAACGACATGCGCAAGCAACTAAAAGGGCAGTGGGGCGAGAAGTATAAGTATTGA